A genome region from Humulus lupulus unplaced genomic scaffold, drHumLupu1.1 SCAFFOLD_27, whole genome shotgun sequence includes the following:
- the LOC133810895 gene encoding probable caffeine synthase MTL2: MEVEQVPHMKGGVGKASYSNNSSLQVCADTHTYNNVMCIILQLYYILDAIMSSSQFLDDEMNKKKPLTFQVFLNDLPGNDFNTLFQLLSSFYERLKNKNGDKFKPLCFVMAMPGSFHGRLFPNNSMHTIHSSNSLHWLSKVPNGLVSETGEAHNKDNIYITKTSPGVLVKAYLSQFQEDFTIFLRCRSEEMVVGGCMVLTIMGSVISNDPKHILEIVGRVLSDMVFEGIIEEKSVGNFNVPIYCPTVMEVRNMIEEEGSFWLRKLEAYELAWDTGFSEAEAKTNNTNINDDDEVDKLNRGTYVSNYMRAVLEPIMIKHFGKSVMDDLFERFTQKIIEFTANENWPHIYFGISLTKK, encoded by the exons ATGGAAGTAGAGCAAGTTCCCCACATGAAAGGTGGTGTCGGCAAAGCTAGCTATTCAAATAACTCCTCACTTCAAGTATGTGCAGATACACACACATATAATAATGTCATGTGTATTATTTTACAATTATA TTACATTTTGGATGCAATAATGTCATCATCCCAATTCTTGGATGATGAGATGAATAAAAAGAAGCCATTGACATTCCAAGTATTTCTCAATGATCTTCCTGGAAACGATTTCAATACCCTCTTTCAATTGCTTTCGAGCTTTTATGAGAGGCTGAAGAATAAAAATGGTGACAAGTTTAAACCCTTATGCTTTGTCATGGCTATGCCGGGGAGCTTTCATGGAAGGCTTTTTCCTAATAACTCCATGCACACCATTCACTCTTCTAACAGTTTGCATTGGTTGTCAAAG gtACCAAATGGTTTGGTTAGTGAAACAGGAGAAGCACACAACAaagataatatttatattacaaagacAAGCCCTGGTGTGTTAGTGAAAGCATACTTGAGCCAATTCCAAGAAGACTTCACAATCTTTTTAAGATGTCGTTCAGAAGAAATGGTCGTTGGTGGTTGTATGGTACTAACAATTATGGGCAGTGTTATAAGTAATGATCCTAAACATATTTTGGAGATAGTTGGAAGGGTGTTAAGTGACATGGTCTTCGAG ggCATAATTGAAGAGAAAAGTGTGGGCAATTTCAACGTACCAATATATTGTCCAACCGTGATGGAAGTTAGAAATATGATTGAAGAAGAAGGATCTTTCTGGTTGCGAAAGCTTGAAGCTTATGAACTTGCTTGGGACACTGGTTTTAGTGAAGCAGAAGCAAAAACAAATAATACCAACATCAATGATGATGATGAGGTTGACAAACTTAATAGAGGGACGTATGTTTCCAATTATATGAGAGCAGTTTTGGAGCCTATTATGATTAAACATTTTGGAAAAAGTGTGATGGATGATTTGTTCGAGAGATTCACCCAAAAGATCATTGAATTTACTGCAAATGAAAATTGGCCTCACATATACTTTGGTATATCTTTGACAAAGAAATAA